The proteins below come from a single Ochotona princeps isolate mOchPri1 chromosome 6, mOchPri1.hap1, whole genome shotgun sequence genomic window:
- the FURIN gene encoding furin, whose amino-acid sequence MELRPWLLWVVAAAGALVLLAADTCGQKVFTNTWAVRIRGGPAVAGSVARKHGFVNLGQIFGDYYHFWHRAVTKRSLSPHRPRHSRLQREPQVQWLEQQVAKRRSKRDVYQEPTDPKFPQQWYLSGVTQRDLNVKEAWAQGYTGHGIVVSILDDGIEKNHPDLAGNYDPGASFDVNDQDPDPQPRYTQMNDNRHGTRCAGEVAAVANNGVCGVGVAYNARIGGVRMLDGEVTDAVEARSLGLNPNHIHIYSASWGPEDDGKTVDGPARLAEEAFFRGVSQGRGGLGSIFVWASGNGGREHDSCNCDGYTNSIYTLSISSATQFGNVPWYSEACSSTLATTYSSGNQNEKQIVTTDLRQKCTESHTGTSASAPLAAGIIALTLEANKNLTWRDMQHLVVQTSKPAHLNANDWATNGVGRKVSHSYGYGLLDAGAMVALAQNWTTVAPQRKCVIDILMEPRDIGKRLEVHKTVTACLGQPNHITRLEHAQARLTLSYNRRGDLAIHLVSPMGTRSTLLAARPHDYSADGFNDWAFMTTHSWDEDPSGEWILEIENTSEANNYGTLTKFTLVLYGTAPEGLPTPPESSGCKTLTSSQACVVCEEGFSLHEKSCVQHCPPGFTPQVLDTHYSTENDVETIQASVCAPCHASCATCQGLAPTDCLSCPSHASLDPMERTCSRQGQSSRESPSQQQQQQPPGPQPEAVGEPRLQAGLPSSHLPEVVAGLSCAFIVLVFITVFLVLQLRSGFSFRGVKVYTMDRGLISYKGLPPEAWQEECPSDSEEDEGRGERTAFIKDQSAL is encoded by the exons ATGGAGCTGAGGCCCTGGTTGCTCTGGGTGGTCGCGGCAGCAGGAGCCCTGGTCCTGCTGGCAGCCGATACCTGTGGCCAGAAGGTCTTCACCAATACGTGGGCTGTGCGCATCCGTGGGGGCCCAGCGGTGGCCGGCAGCGTGGCACGGAAGCATGGATTCGTCAACCTGGGCCAG ATCTTCGGCGACTATTACCACTTCTGGCATCGCGCAGTGACAAAGCGGTCCCTGTCGCCTCACCGCCCGCGGCACAGCCGGCTGCAGAGGGAGCCTCAA GTGCAGTGGCTAGAGCAGCAGGTGGCCAAGCGACGGAGCAAACGTGATGTGTACCAGGAACCCACAGATCCCAAGTTCCCCCAGCAATGGTACCTG TCTGGTGTCACCCAGCGGGACCTGAACGTGAAGGAAGCCTGGGCCCAAGGCTACACAGGGCACGGCATTGTGGTTTCCATTCTGGATGATGGCATTGAGAAGAACCACCCGGACTTGGCAGGCAATTAT GACCCTGGGGCCAGTTTCGATGTCAACGACCAGGACCCCGACCCGCAGCCTCGGTACACACAGATGAATGATAATAG GCACGGAACACGGTGTGCAGGTGAAGTGGCTGCGGTGGCCAACAATGGTGTTTGCGGTGTGGGTGTGGCCTACAACGCCCGCATTGGAG GGGTGCGCATGCTGGATGGCGAGGTGACAGATGCAGTGGAGGCACGTTCGCTAGGCCTGAACCCCAACCACATCCACATCTACAGCGCCAGCTGGGGCCCCGAGGACGATGGCAAGACCGTGGACGGACCAGCTCGCCTGGCAGAGGAGGCCTTCTTCCGGGGGGTTAGCCAG GGCCGAGGGGGGCTGGGCTCCATCTTTGTCTGGGCCTCTGGAAACGGGGGCCGGGAGCACGACAGCTGCAACTGTGACGGCTACACCAACAGCATCTACACACTGTCCATCAGCAGCGCCACACAGTTTGGCAACGTGCCCTGGTACAGCGAGGCCTGCTCGTCCACACTGGCCACCACCTACAGCAGCGGCAACCAGAACGAGAAGCAGATC GTGACCACTGACTTGCGGCAGAAATGCACAGAGTCTCACACGGGCACCTCAGCTTCCGCCCCCTTGGCAGCTGGCATCATCGCACTTACCCTTGAGGCCAA CAAGAACCTTACCTGGCGGGACATGCAGCACCTGGTAGTCCAGACCTCCAAGCCAGCTCACCTCAATGCTAACGACTGGGCCACCAACGGTGTGGGCCGCAAAG TGAGCCACTCATATGGCTACGGGCTCCTGGATGCAGGCGCCATGGTGGCCTTGGCTCAGAACTGGACAACGGTGGCCCCCCAGCGGAAGTGTGTCATTGACATCCTCATGGAGCCCCG GGACATCGGGAAGCGGCTGGAGGTGCACAAGACAGTGACTgcctgcctgggccagcccaaCCACATTACCCGGCTGGAGCACGCCCAGGCACGGCTCACCCTGTCCTACAACCGCCGTGGTGACCTTGCTATACATTTGGTCAGCCCCATGGGCACCCGCTCCACCCTGCTGGCTGCCAG GCCGCATGACTACTCGGCAGATGGCTTCAATGACTGGGCCTTCATGACCACCCATTCCTGGGATGAGGACCCCTCTGGCGAGTGGATCCTGGAGATTGAAAATACCAGCGAAGCCAACAACTACG GGACACTGACCAAGTTCACCCTCGTGTTATATGGCACGGCTCCCGAAGGGCTGCCTACACCTCCCGAGAGCAGTGGCTGCAAGACACTCACGTCCAGCCAGGCCTGTGTAG TGTGCGAGGAAGGCTTCTCCCTGCACGAGAAGAGCTGCGTCCAGCACTGCCCACCaggctttactccccaagtcctTGACACACACTACAGTACCGAGAATGATGTGGAGACCATCCAGGCCAGCGTCTGTGCCCCCTGCCATGCCTcatgtgccacctgccaggggCTGGCCCCCACCGACTGCCTCAGCTGCCCCAGCCACGCCTCCCTGGACCCCATGGAGCGGACGTGCTCCCGACAAGGCCAGAGCAGCCGCGAGTCCCCgtcgcagcagcaacagcagcagccaccagGGCCACAACCTGAGGCTGTGGGGGAACCACGGCTACAGGCTGGGCTGCCGTCCTCACACCTGCCTGAGGTGGTAGCCGGCCTCAGCTGCGCCTTCATTGTGCTGGTCTTCATTACTGTCTTCCTGGTCTTGCAGCTGCGCTCGGGCTTCAGTTTCCGGGGGGTGAAGGTGTACACCATGGACAGAGGCCTCATTTCCTACAAGGGGCTGCCCCCTGAGGCCTGGCAGGAAGAGTGCCCGTCCGATTCGGAGGAGGATGAGGGCCGGGGCGAGAGGACCGCCTTCATCAAAGACCAGAGCGCCCTTTGA
- the FES gene encoding tyrosine-protein kinase Fes/Fps isoform X1 produces MPLRRATMGFSSELCSPQGHGAIQQMQENELRLLEGMRKWMAQRVKSDREYAGLLHHMSLQDGGSGGQSRGLGPDSFISQSWVEITSQTEGLSRLLRQHAEDLNSGPLSKLSLLIRERQQLRKTYSEQWQQLHQELTKTHTQDIEKLKSQYRALARDSAQARRKYQEASKDRDRDKAKDKYVRSLWKLFAHHNRYVLGVRAAQLHHQHHHQLLLPGLLQSLQDLHEEMAHILKEILQEYLEISSLVQDEVVAIHREMAAAAARIQPEMEYQGFLRQYGSAPDIPPCVTFDESLLEEGEPLAPGELQLNELTVESVQHTLTSVTDELTVANQTVLSRQELVTQLQQELLEQEENTHPRSRVQLLGKRQALQEAQQWLQGAVCTQAKLQAQQELLQAKLEQLGPGEPPPVLHLQDDRHSTSSSEQEREGGRTPTLEILKSHISGIFRPKFSLPPPLQLVPEVQKPLHEQLWYHGAIPRAEVAELLTHSGDFLVRESQGKQEAVLSVLWDGLPRHFIIQSQDNLYRLEGDGFPSIPLLIDHLLHSQEPLTKKTGVVLHRAVPKDKWVLNHEDLVLGEQIGRGNFGEVFSGRLRADNTPVAVKSCRETLPPEIKAKFLQEARILKQYSHPNIVRLIGVCTQKQPIYIVMELVQGGDFLTFLRTEGTRLRVKTLLQMVGDAAAGMEYLESKCCIHRDLAARNCLVTEKNVLKISDFGMSREEADGIYAASGGLRQVPVKWTAPEALNYGRYSSESDVWSFGILLWETFSLGASPYPNLSNQQTREFVEKGGRLPCPELCPDAVFRLMEQCWAYEPGQRPSFSTIYQELQSIRKRHR; encoded by the exons ATGCCCCTACG GAGGGCGACTATGGGCTTCTCCTCAGAGCTGTGCAGCCCCCAGGGCCACGGGGCCATCCAACAGATGCAGGAAAATGAGCTTCGCCTGCTGGAAGGCATGAGGAAGTGGATGGCCCAGCGGGTTAAGAGCGACCGGGAATACGCAGGCCTGCTGCACCACATGTCCCTACAAGACGGCGGCAGTGGAGGCCAAAGTCGGGGGCTCGGCCCGGACAGTTTCATCAGTCAG TCCTGGGTGGAGATCACCAGCCAGACTGAGGGGCTTAGTCGGCTACTACGACAGCATGCAGAGGATCTGAACTCCGGGCCCCTAAGCAAGCTGAGCCTGCTGATCCGGGAGCGCCAGCAGCTGCGCAAGACCTACAGCgagcagtggcagcagctgcaTCAGGAGCTCACTAAG ACCCATACCCAGGACATCGAGAAGCTGAAGAGCCAGTACCGAGCCCTGGCACGGGACAGCGCCCAGGCCAGGCGCAAGTACCAGGAAGCCAGCAAAG ACAGAGACCGAGACAAGGCTAAAGACAAGTACGTCCGCAGCCTCTGGAAGCTGTTCGCTCATCATAACCGTTATGTGCTGGGCGTACGGGCTGCCCAGCTGcatcaccagcaccaccaccagcttctgctgcctggcCTGCTGCAGTCTCTGCAGGACCTGCACGAGGAGATGGCGCACATCCT GAAAGAGATCCTACAGGAATACCTGGAGATCAGCAGCCTGGTACAGGACGAGGTGGTGGCCATTCACCGTGAGATGGCTGCGGCTGCCGCCCGCATCCAGCCAGAGATGGAGTACCAAGGCTTCCTGCGACAGTATGG CTCCGCCCCTGACATTCCCCCCTGTGTCACCTTTGACGAGTCCCTCCTGGAGGAGGGCGAACCGCTGGCGCCCGGGGAGCTGCAGCTGAACGAGCTAACCGTCGAGAGTGTGCAGCACAC GTTGACCTCAGTGACGGATGAGCTGACCGTTGCCAACCAAACGGTGCTGAGCCGGCAGGAGCTGGTCACTCAGCTGCAGCAAGAGCTGCTGGAGCAGGAAGAGAACACCCATCCCCGGAGCCG GGTTCAGCTGTTGGGCAAGAGGCAGGCACTTCAGGAAGCACAGCAGTGGCTACAGGGGGCTGTGTGCACCCAGGCCAAGCTGCAGGCCCAGCAGGAACTGCTGCAGGCCAAGCTGGAGCAGCTAGGTCCTGGTGAGCCCCCACCTGTGCTGCACCTGCAAGATGACCGACACTCTACGTCATCCTCG GAGCAGGAGCGAGAGGGGGGGAGGACACCCACGCTGGAAATCCTTAAGAGTCACATCTCTGGAATCTTCCGCCCCAAGTTCTCA CTGCCGCCACCACTGCAGCTGGTTCCCGAGGTGCAGAAGCCGCTACATGAGCAGCTATGGTATCATGGGGCCATCCCACGGGCAGAGGTGGCTGAGCTGTTGACGCACTCTGGGGACTTCCTGGTGCGGGAGAGCCAGGGCAAGCAGGAGGCCGTGCTGTCAGTGCTATGGGATGGCCTGCCCCGCCACTTCATCATCCAGTCCCAGGAT AACCTGTACCGGCTGGAAGGGGATGGTTTTCCCAGCATCCCCTTGCTCATTGATCACCTGCTGCACTCCCAGGAGCCCCTCACCAAGAAGACTGGTGTGGTCCTACATAGGGCTGTGCCCAAG GACAAGTGGGTGCTGAACCATGAGGACCTGGTGCTAGGGGAACAGATTGGGCGG GGCAACTTTGGGGAAGTATTCAGTGGTCGGCTACGAGCAGACAACACTCCGGTGGCTGTGAAGTCATGTCGAGAGACCCTTCCACCCGAAATCAAGGCGAAGTTTCTGCAGGAAGCGAG GATCTTGAAGCAGTATAGCCACCCCAACATTGTGCGCCTCATCGGCGTTTGTACCCAGAAGCAGCCTATCTACATTGTCATGGAGCTTGTGCAAG GGGGCGATTTTCTGACATTCCTGCGGACAGAGGGGACCCGCCTGCGCGTGAAGACCCTGCTGCAGATGGTGGGTGACGCGGCGGCCGGCATGGAGTACCTGGAAAGCAAGTGCTGCATCCAccg GGACCTGGCTGCCCGCAACTGCCTGGTGACAGAGAAGAATGTCCTGAAGATCAGCGACTTTGGGATGTCCCGGGAGGAAGCGGATGGCATCTATGCAGCCTCAGGAGGCCTCCGGCAAGTCCCCGTCAAGTGGACAGCACCCGAGGCCCTAAACTATG GCCGCTACTCCTCTGAGAGCGATGTGTGGAGTTTTGGCATCCTGCTGTGGGAGACCTTCAGCCTGGGCGCCTCACCGTACCCCAACCTTAGCAACCAACAGACACGGGAGTTTGTGGAAAAGG GGGGCCGCCTGCCCTGCCCAGAGCTATGCCCAGATGCCGTGTTCAGGCTCATGGAACAGTGCTGGGCCTACGAACCCGGGCAGCGGCCCAGCTTCAGCACTATCTACCAGGAGCTGCAGAGCATCCGTAAGCGGCATCGATGA
- the FES gene encoding tyrosine-protein kinase Fes/Fps isoform X2, which yields MGFSSELCSPQGHGAIQQMQENELRLLEGMRKWMAQRVKSDREYAGLLHHMSLQDGGSGGQSRGLGPDSFISQSWVEITSQTEGLSRLLRQHAEDLNSGPLSKLSLLIRERQQLRKTYSEQWQQLHQELTKTHTQDIEKLKSQYRALARDSAQARRKYQEASKDRDRDKAKDKYVRSLWKLFAHHNRYVLGVRAAQLHHQHHHQLLLPGLLQSLQDLHEEMAHILKEILQEYLEISSLVQDEVVAIHREMAAAAARIQPEMEYQGFLRQYGSAPDIPPCVTFDESLLEEGEPLAPGELQLNELTVESVQHTLTSVTDELTVANQTVLSRQELVTQLQQELLEQEENTHPRSRVQLLGKRQALQEAQQWLQGAVCTQAKLQAQQELLQAKLEQLGPGEPPPVLHLQDDRHSTSSSEQEREGGRTPTLEILKSHISGIFRPKFSLPPPLQLVPEVQKPLHEQLWYHGAIPRAEVAELLTHSGDFLVRESQGKQEAVLSVLWDGLPRHFIIQSQDNLYRLEGDGFPSIPLLIDHLLHSQEPLTKKTGVVLHRAVPKDKWVLNHEDLVLGEQIGRGNFGEVFSGRLRADNTPVAVKSCRETLPPEIKAKFLQEARILKQYSHPNIVRLIGVCTQKQPIYIVMELVQGGDFLTFLRTEGTRLRVKTLLQMVGDAAAGMEYLESKCCIHRDLAARNCLVTEKNVLKISDFGMSREEADGIYAASGGLRQVPVKWTAPEALNYGRYSSESDVWSFGILLWETFSLGASPYPNLSNQQTREFVEKGGRLPCPELCPDAVFRLMEQCWAYEPGQRPSFSTIYQELQSIRKRHR from the exons ATGGGCTTCTCCTCAGAGCTGTGCAGCCCCCAGGGCCACGGGGCCATCCAACAGATGCAGGAAAATGAGCTTCGCCTGCTGGAAGGCATGAGGAAGTGGATGGCCCAGCGGGTTAAGAGCGACCGGGAATACGCAGGCCTGCTGCACCACATGTCCCTACAAGACGGCGGCAGTGGAGGCCAAAGTCGGGGGCTCGGCCCGGACAGTTTCATCAGTCAG TCCTGGGTGGAGATCACCAGCCAGACTGAGGGGCTTAGTCGGCTACTACGACAGCATGCAGAGGATCTGAACTCCGGGCCCCTAAGCAAGCTGAGCCTGCTGATCCGGGAGCGCCAGCAGCTGCGCAAGACCTACAGCgagcagtggcagcagctgcaTCAGGAGCTCACTAAG ACCCATACCCAGGACATCGAGAAGCTGAAGAGCCAGTACCGAGCCCTGGCACGGGACAGCGCCCAGGCCAGGCGCAAGTACCAGGAAGCCAGCAAAG ACAGAGACCGAGACAAGGCTAAAGACAAGTACGTCCGCAGCCTCTGGAAGCTGTTCGCTCATCATAACCGTTATGTGCTGGGCGTACGGGCTGCCCAGCTGcatcaccagcaccaccaccagcttctgctgcctggcCTGCTGCAGTCTCTGCAGGACCTGCACGAGGAGATGGCGCACATCCT GAAAGAGATCCTACAGGAATACCTGGAGATCAGCAGCCTGGTACAGGACGAGGTGGTGGCCATTCACCGTGAGATGGCTGCGGCTGCCGCCCGCATCCAGCCAGAGATGGAGTACCAAGGCTTCCTGCGACAGTATGG CTCCGCCCCTGACATTCCCCCCTGTGTCACCTTTGACGAGTCCCTCCTGGAGGAGGGCGAACCGCTGGCGCCCGGGGAGCTGCAGCTGAACGAGCTAACCGTCGAGAGTGTGCAGCACAC GTTGACCTCAGTGACGGATGAGCTGACCGTTGCCAACCAAACGGTGCTGAGCCGGCAGGAGCTGGTCACTCAGCTGCAGCAAGAGCTGCTGGAGCAGGAAGAGAACACCCATCCCCGGAGCCG GGTTCAGCTGTTGGGCAAGAGGCAGGCACTTCAGGAAGCACAGCAGTGGCTACAGGGGGCTGTGTGCACCCAGGCCAAGCTGCAGGCCCAGCAGGAACTGCTGCAGGCCAAGCTGGAGCAGCTAGGTCCTGGTGAGCCCCCACCTGTGCTGCACCTGCAAGATGACCGACACTCTACGTCATCCTCG GAGCAGGAGCGAGAGGGGGGGAGGACACCCACGCTGGAAATCCTTAAGAGTCACATCTCTGGAATCTTCCGCCCCAAGTTCTCA CTGCCGCCACCACTGCAGCTGGTTCCCGAGGTGCAGAAGCCGCTACATGAGCAGCTATGGTATCATGGGGCCATCCCACGGGCAGAGGTGGCTGAGCTGTTGACGCACTCTGGGGACTTCCTGGTGCGGGAGAGCCAGGGCAAGCAGGAGGCCGTGCTGTCAGTGCTATGGGATGGCCTGCCCCGCCACTTCATCATCCAGTCCCAGGAT AACCTGTACCGGCTGGAAGGGGATGGTTTTCCCAGCATCCCCTTGCTCATTGATCACCTGCTGCACTCCCAGGAGCCCCTCACCAAGAAGACTGGTGTGGTCCTACATAGGGCTGTGCCCAAG GACAAGTGGGTGCTGAACCATGAGGACCTGGTGCTAGGGGAACAGATTGGGCGG GGCAACTTTGGGGAAGTATTCAGTGGTCGGCTACGAGCAGACAACACTCCGGTGGCTGTGAAGTCATGTCGAGAGACCCTTCCACCCGAAATCAAGGCGAAGTTTCTGCAGGAAGCGAG GATCTTGAAGCAGTATAGCCACCCCAACATTGTGCGCCTCATCGGCGTTTGTACCCAGAAGCAGCCTATCTACATTGTCATGGAGCTTGTGCAAG GGGGCGATTTTCTGACATTCCTGCGGACAGAGGGGACCCGCCTGCGCGTGAAGACCCTGCTGCAGATGGTGGGTGACGCGGCGGCCGGCATGGAGTACCTGGAAAGCAAGTGCTGCATCCAccg GGACCTGGCTGCCCGCAACTGCCTGGTGACAGAGAAGAATGTCCTGAAGATCAGCGACTTTGGGATGTCCCGGGAGGAAGCGGATGGCATCTATGCAGCCTCAGGAGGCCTCCGGCAAGTCCCCGTCAAGTGGACAGCACCCGAGGCCCTAAACTATG GCCGCTACTCCTCTGAGAGCGATGTGTGGAGTTTTGGCATCCTGCTGTGGGAGACCTTCAGCCTGGGCGCCTCACCGTACCCCAACCTTAGCAACCAACAGACACGGGAGTTTGTGGAAAAGG GGGGCCGCCTGCCCTGCCCAGAGCTATGCCCAGATGCCGTGTTCAGGCTCATGGAACAGTGCTGGGCCTACGAACCCGGGCAGCGGCCCAGCTTCAGCACTATCTACCAGGAGCTGCAGAGCATCCGTAAGCGGCATCGATGA